Within Spirochaetota bacterium, the genomic segment TCACTCGTGTCGTAAGCCATTGACGGGGTGCTCCCGGGGAGTATACTGAGAACAGTTGTTCCGTCGCGATCGGCTGCCGTGTTCTATGTTGAGTTGAGACAGGGGTGGGCAATGCCGGAAGAGATATCATTCGTTGTCAACACGATGATGCTCCACGTCAGCCGCGAGGGCTTCGTCGATTACTGCAACAATGCATTCATAAAATTCGTCGGTCTCCCAAAAGAACAAGTCATCGGCGCCGTATTCGAATCGATAACACGTCTTCCCGGCGGGGAGATATTCAAGGGCATTGAGCTCCCCGGCCCGAAGGAAAAAAAACTATTCAGCGGCACGAACGCCGGCCGGACATTCGAGATAAAAGCGATAGGCGGCGGTGCCGATATCACGATAAATAAAAAGAAGAAGCAGGACTGTAAGCCGCATTCTGTCGCGCATGAACATTTATCTATGCGGTCTACCCGGACTTACGGAAAGGATACCGAACGTCCTGTTTAACCTTGCCTCGGGCGGGGTTTACCATGCCGCAACGGATCGCTCCGTGCGCGGTGCGCTCTTACCGCACCATTGCACCCTTACCGTTTCCGGCGGTCTGTTTTCTGTTGCACTTTCCATCGGCTCACGCCGTCAGGCCGTTAGCCTGCGCCCATCCCTTTTGAGGTGCGGACTTTCCTCAGCGGACCATTGGCCCGCCGCGTTCATGCATCCTGCTTCTTCTTTTGTTTCAGAGAACGTCAAGCTGTGTGCCCGGAGCGGAATTGAACCGTGCCCCGAGCCGTTGCCCCGAGCATGTCGAGGTGGGAGCCGAGGGGCAACTACGAGAGACCCAACCGGCGCTCTTTCTTGATCTTGCGCTTCAGGCGTTTTTCCGCCTTCTCGCGTTTCATCTTGCGCTCGAGCGAGGGTTTCTTGTAGAACTGCTTCTCCTTGATGTCCTGGAGAATGCCTTCGTTCTCGCACTGACGGCGAAAGCGCTTGACCGCTGATTCGACCGACTCGCCTTCGTTGATGACGACTTTGGCCACTGTAAATCACCTGCTTTTTTTAAGGTTATTAGCGGAGAAGGGACTCGAACCCTTGACACTCGCCTTATGAGAGCGATGCTCTACCGACTGAGCTACCCCGCCGCATTCACGGGAACAACGGCCGTGGCCCGAACGCTTCCAGACCACGACCGATTAGCGGGGGTAGGACTTGAACCTACGACCTTTGGGTTATGAGCCCAACGAGCTACCAACTGCTCCACCCCGCGGTATTGAGGTGCCCCTGAAAAGGGTATTCGAGTATACTATTGTAAAAAAATAATGTCAAGCGCGAAATGATCGAAAACGGAGAGTATTGCGAAAATGGCGTACGCACGAGTATATGTAGAAATGGTGTAACAAAGCGAGAGAAAGGAACAGAACAAGGTCATGACCCCTTGTTCTCTCTTTTCGCGACAGTCTCAATGTTTAAGGTGCGGCGATTCGGAATGCTGTTATCAGCCGCCGAAACCGCCGGAGATGATAGCGCGCTTCAGGAGCATGAACAGCCAGGTAAGCACCTGCGGCAGTATGTTCGCAACGACGAAGAGGAATATGAAGGGCGATATATCTATCACGCCGATGATGAGCTTCTCACGAATGCTGCCGAACACGCGGTCGATGACGCCGTCGGTAGCCGCGCTCACGATGCGTATGAGCGTATTGTCGGGATTGATCTGCACGACGCCGAAGGCCTGAAGCCAGCTCATGATTATCCATGCGAGCCAGAGGAGCGAATAGAGATAGAGCCCCCCGATGACGATGTACTGTACGATATCGATGATGGTGATGATGATGCCCACGGGAATTCCTGTTATTTCATTTCAGCGAATGAGGCATCGCGTGTCGCATCGATGCCGACGATGGAGGTGAACTGCATGGTCTCGAACACGCCCTTGAGCTTGCCGCCGACGGCGCAGAAGCGCACCACGCCGCCCTGTTCAAAGACCTTTTTCAGAAGCTGCGCGATGACGCCGAGCCCATAGGAACAGATATAGTCCGTATCGCTGAAATCCACAATGTACTTTCGCGAACCGTTGTCGAAGGCGTCATTGAGCTTTGCCTCAAGGATATCCACATCGTCGATAAGGACATTCCCGCCCAGCGCGACGACCGATATCCCGTTCACCGAAATCACCGTTATCATTGCGCACTCCTCGAACGGGGCATATTCTAGCTCACTTCCTGTTTTTTATCAATACGATGCGCCGCCCGCCGTTCTCATAGCGGTATTCGTCGGTGTACATCTCGATGAGGGCGATGCCCCGACCGCTCCCGCGATAGATATCCGGCGCTTTCCGTTCGTCCGCCGCGCGTGAGGCGTATTGAAAACCTTCACCGTCATCCTCTATCGTCACCGTTACGCGCACCGCATCGATGGCGATGTTCGCGCGTATGTGGTTCTTTTCATCGCTTTTATTGCCGTGCAAGTGCGCGTTCATCATGGCCTCTTCGCAGGCGACGGAGAAACCGCTCCCGGCACGCCCGAGGCCGTGGAGGGCGAACATATCCGCCGCATAGGTGGAGAAAAGCCCCACGCTCTTCACGCGCGAGGGGAAGTCGAAACTGAAGCTCGCGGTGAGGTAGGGGAAGATGTCCTTTTTC encodes:
- a CDS encoding YggT family protein codes for the protein MGIIITIIDIVQYIVIGGLYLYSLLWLAWIIMSWLQAFGVVQINPDNTLIRIVSAATDGVIDRVFGSIREKLIIGVIDISPFIFLFVVANILPQVLTWLFMLLKRAIISGGFGG
- a CDS encoding STAS domain-containing protein yields the protein MITVISVNGISVVALGGNVLIDDVDILEAKLNDAFDNGSRKYIVDFSDTDYICSYGLGVIAQLLKKVFEQGGVVRFCAVGGKLKGVFETMQFTSIVGIDATRDASFAEMK
- a CDS encoding ATP-binding protein, whose amino-acid sequence is MKDVLIIEDESFAGNLLAPLKAAGFVAVEKNDPREAVHELEKNRYAVIIADVNRISELSDFWREKLVEAAHVPIVLTCDVSRIEDTLFPIKQNVYDLIVKPYDFDEVKRVVAAARDIYLKREQKKDIFPYLTASFSFDFPSRVKSVGLFSTYAADMFALHGLGRAGSGFSVACEEAMMNAHLHGNKSDEKNHIRANIAIDAVRVTVTIEDDGEGFQYASRAADERKAPDIYRGSGRGIALIEMYTDEYRYENGGRRIVLIKNRK
- the rpsU gene encoding 30S ribosomal protein S21, with protein sequence MAKVVINEGESVESAVKRFRRQCENEGILQDIKEKQFYKKPSLERKMKREKAEKRLKRKIKKERRLGLS